One uncultured Tolumonas sp. genomic window carries:
- a CDS encoding LacI family DNA-binding transcriptional regulator, which yields MSKPAQDKQATVYDIARVAGVSASTVSRILNGSAKVAEDKRLAVEDAIRELNYRPNLMALYLKTGQSMTLGVLTQYVDSPFSNEMLRGVEHALQGSKYAPLIASGHWNAEEEVERLRLLIDRRVDGIIILTGHVNQPALLEFSQQVPIVATGHNINTERVRTFSINNRLGGYMATRYLLDLGHRQIAHIVGLPDQNDAIERQRGYRQALVSSGIEYDPELVVQGDFAEAGGFNAAKQLVASGKKFSAIFCANDQTCYGAILGLKQCGLRVPEDVSLIGFDDLPFSTFSNPPLTTVRQPIYETGIVMVNTLLGLIENTEQTIDELPELSIVVRDTTMPYVCDKD from the coding sequence ATGTCCAAGCCAGCTCAGGATAAACAAGCCACTGTCTATGATATCGCCCGCGTTGCCGGTGTATCGGCAAGCACTGTTTCAAGGATTCTGAATGGATCAGCTAAGGTTGCAGAAGACAAGCGACTGGCGGTTGAGGATGCCATTCGAGAGCTGAATTATCGTCCCAATTTGATGGCTTTGTATCTGAAAACCGGGCAATCCATGACGTTGGGCGTATTGACTCAGTATGTTGATAGCCCATTTTCCAACGAAATGTTGCGTGGAGTTGAGCATGCTTTACAAGGATCAAAGTATGCCCCTCTTATTGCTAGTGGTCATTGGAATGCGGAAGAAGAAGTTGAACGACTAAGACTGCTTATTGATCGTCGGGTAGATGGGATTATTATTTTGACAGGCCATGTGAATCAGCCTGCGCTACTCGAATTCTCACAGCAAGTTCCAATTGTTGCCACAGGTCATAATATTAATACGGAAAGAGTTCGTACCTTTAGCATTAATAATCGACTTGGTGGATACATGGCAACGCGCTATTTACTTGATCTTGGTCATCGCCAAATTGCACACATTGTTGGGTTACCAGATCAAAATGATGCTATTGAACGTCAGCGTGGTTATCGACAAGCACTTGTTAGTTCAGGAATTGAATATGACCCAGAGCTGGTAGTGCAGGGGGATTTTGCTGAAGCTGGTGGCTTTAATGCGGCCAAACAATTGGTCGCTAGCGGCAAAAAGTTTTCGGCAATTTTTTGTGCCAATGATCAAACCTGTTATGGTGCAATTTTGGGGCTAAAACAGTGTGGTCTGCGTGTTCCGGAAGATGTCTCGCTGATTGGATTTGATGATTTGCCTTTTTCCACTTTTTCTAATCCACCGCTCACAACTGTCAGGCAGCCAATCTATGAAACAGGTATTGTCATGGTCAATACGTTACTTGGGTTGATTGAAAATACCGAACAAACTATCGATGAACTACCTGAATTGAGTATTGTGGTTCGTGATACGACTATGCCATATGTTTGTGATAAGGACTAA
- the glnG gene encoding nitrogen regulation protein NR(I), whose amino-acid sequence MAAKVWIVDDDSSIRWVLERALSAEHFECQSFEDGESLLAALDNNQSIPDVIVSDIRMPGIDGLSLLQLIQEKQPDIPVIIMTAHSDLDSAVNAYQSGAFEYLPKPFDIDEAVALVQRAESHLREQRNKRRARQQVATTAPEIIGEAPAMQEVFRAIGRLARSSISVLINGQSGTGKELVAHALHRHSPRAAKPFIALNMAAIPKDLIESELFGHEKGAFTGANSVRQGRFEQANGGTLFLDEIGDMPLDVQTRLLRVLADGQFYRVGGHQSIQVDVRIIAATHQDLEKRVQAGDFREDLFHRLNVIRIHLPSLRERREDIPKLAQHFLLRAAKELNVEAKMLHTDTEAYISRLPWPGNVRQLENVCRWLTVMASGQEVLVSDLPPELLNPIEERQTPGKEPVSLRWQDQLQQWIAQKLARGEVDILSEALPEFERIMLNTALQHTHGHKQEAARLLGWGRNTLTRKLKELDMN is encoded by the coding sequence ATGGCAGCCAAAGTCTGGATTGTCGATGATGACAGCTCTATCCGTTGGGTTCTGGAACGAGCGCTGAGCGCAGAACATTTTGAATGTCAGTCATTTGAAGATGGCGAAAGCCTGTTAGCCGCGCTGGATAATAACCAGAGTATTCCGGATGTGATTGTATCGGATATTCGTATGCCTGGTATTGATGGGCTCTCCTTATTGCAGTTGATCCAGGAAAAACAACCGGATATCCCAGTCATCATCATGACGGCGCATTCGGATCTGGATAGTGCTGTAAATGCCTATCAGAGCGGTGCATTTGAATATTTACCAAAACCGTTTGATATCGATGAAGCTGTAGCACTGGTGCAGCGTGCTGAAAGTCACTTGCGTGAGCAACGTAATAAACGTCGGGCACGTCAACAAGTGGCAACAACAGCGCCGGAAATTATCGGTGAAGCCCCGGCGATGCAGGAAGTTTTTCGTGCGATCGGTCGTCTGGCCCGTTCTTCTATTTCTGTGCTGATCAATGGCCAATCTGGTACTGGTAAAGAACTGGTAGCGCATGCGCTGCACCGTCATAGCCCACGCGCAGCCAAGCCATTTATCGCGCTGAATATGGCCGCCATTCCCAAAGATCTGATTGAATCAGAGCTGTTTGGCCATGAAAAAGGGGCCTTTACCGGCGCCAACAGTGTTCGTCAGGGCCGTTTTGAACAGGCCAATGGTGGCACACTGTTTTTAGATGAAATTGGTGATATGCCATTGGATGTGCAAACCCGTTTATTGCGCGTGTTAGCCGATGGCCAGTTTTATCGCGTTGGTGGTCATCAATCGATCCAAGTCGATGTGCGAATTATTGCGGCAACCCATCAGGATTTAGAAAAGCGCGTGCAGGCAGGCGATTTCCGTGAAGACTTGTTCCATCGTCTGAACGTGATCCGAATTCATCTGCCATCACTGCGGGAACGGCGTGAAGATATTCCGAAGCTGGCTCAGCATTTCTTACTCCGCGCAGCTAAAGAGCTGAATGTAGAAGCGAAAATGCTGCATACAGATACCGAAGCCTACATCAGCCGTCTGCCATGGCCGGGGAATGTGCGTCAGCTGGAAAACGTCTGTCGCTGGTTGACAGTCATGGCTTCCGGTCAGGAAGTGCTGGTATCCGATCTGCCACCAGAATTGCTGAACCCGATTGAAGAGCGTCAGACACCGGGCAAAGAACCGGTCTCCTTGCGCTGGCAGGATCAGTTACAACAGTGGATTGCACAAAAATTGGCACGCGGTGAAGTAGATATTCTTTCGGAAGCGCTGCCTGAATTTGAGCGCATCATGCTGAATACCGCATTGCAACACACACACGGTCATAAGCAAGAAGCGGCACGATTACTGGGTTGGGGACGGAATACACTGACGCGGAAATTAAAAGAGTTAGATATGAACTAA
- the glnL gene encoding nitrogen regulation protein NR(II), whose translation MESRPDLPKMLLDNLLTAVMLLDKHLIIRYVNPAAEQLLGVSARRVVDHALEQVVDYLSLDLDRLRQCLRAGQGFTDNEVTLVVENEPRSVEVSVIAVYDHQEQLALMELRKIDQQKRISQEQQQHAQQLAARDLVRGLAHEIKNPLGGLRGAAQLLEKALPDEQLKEYTGIIIAQADRLRNLVDRLLGPQRPGRHQVHNVHSVLEQVRRLVEMELPPGIRIVRDYDPSIPDFEMEQEQLQQAFLNIVRNAVEAMHGQGTIRLKTRTVFQITIHGKRYRLAAEIRIIDDGPGIPESIRDTLFYPMVTGKEGGTGLGLSIAQNLIDQHKGRIECVSWPGHTEFCIYLPLRK comes from the coding sequence GTGGAAAGCCGTCCTGACTTACCGAAGATGCTGCTGGATAATTTGCTGACCGCGGTAATGCTGCTGGATAAGCATTTAATCATCAGATATGTCAATCCGGCCGCTGAACAACTGCTGGGCGTCAGTGCGCGCCGTGTTGTCGATCATGCACTAGAACAGGTAGTTGATTACCTTTCTTTAGATCTGGATCGACTACGGCAGTGTCTGCGGGCAGGTCAGGGATTTACCGATAACGAAGTCACGTTAGTGGTAGAGAACGAACCGCGCAGCGTGGAAGTCAGTGTTATTGCTGTGTATGACCATCAGGAACAATTAGCACTGATGGAGCTACGTAAGATTGATCAACAAAAGCGGATCAGTCAGGAACAGCAGCAACATGCACAACAACTGGCTGCCCGTGATCTGGTGCGTGGTCTTGCCCACGAGATTAAGAACCCGCTTGGTGGTTTACGGGGTGCGGCACAGTTACTGGAAAAAGCCCTGCCCGATGAGCAGTTAAAAGAATATACCGGCATTATCATCGCGCAGGCCGACCGGTTGCGTAATCTGGTTGACCGTTTGTTGGGGCCACAACGCCCGGGCCGGCATCAGGTACACAACGTGCATTCGGTGCTTGAGCAAGTACGCCGTTTGGTCGAAATGGAGCTGCCGCCCGGTATTCGTATCGTGCGTGATTATGATCCGAGTATTCCCGATTTTGAGATGGAACAGGAACAGTTGCAGCAGGCGTTCCTCAATATTGTTCGCAATGCGGTGGAAGCCATGCATGGGCAAGGCACGATCCGCCTGAAAACCCGCACGGTGTTTCAAATCACCATCCACGGTAAACGTTATCGTCTGGCTGCCGAAATTCGCATTATTGATGATGGCCCAGGAATACCGGAAAGTATTCGCGACACCTTGTTTTATCCCATGGTCACCGGCAAAGAGGGTGGCACCGGCTTGGGGTTATCAATCGCACAGAATTTGATTGATCAGCATAAAGGCCGTATTGAATGTGTCAGCTGGCCGGGACACACCGAATTTTGTATCTATTTACCGCTTCGTAAGTAA
- a CDS encoding DUF4124 domain-containing protein, with amino-acid sequence MKIISGLWFILGLSWAVQAANENATVYYWTDAQGVTHFSDRAVAGNPVNSKQVEIINPPTNNPNPVTENTASSAVPTTPTIAYTLSISSPQSEQTIRDNEGRISVQNQLSPAITAEDPAQLVLYVDGNRYGCSTASLSCEATNVERGAHQLRSELVSQSGKILASSESITVYLFRVTAIK; translated from the coding sequence ATGAAAATCATATCAGGTCTCTGGTTCATTCTTGGATTGTCTTGGGCAGTGCAAGCAGCAAATGAAAATGCCACTGTCTATTATTGGACGGATGCACAAGGTGTTACCCATTTCAGTGACAGAGCCGTTGCCGGTAACCCCGTGAATAGTAAACAAGTCGAAATAATAAACCCGCCGACAAACAACCCCAATCCGGTTACAGAAAATACAGCCTCCTCAGCCGTACCAACCACTCCAACTATCGCTTATACCCTCAGTATTTCATCACCGCAGTCAGAACAGACTATCCGTGATAATGAAGGGCGTATCTCAGTGCAGAATCAACTCAGCCCAGCGATTACGGCAGAAGATCCAGCACAGCTAGTGCTCTATGTCGATGGCAATCGTTATGGTTGCAGCACGGCCAGTCTAAGCTGTGAAGCGACGAATGTTGAACGTGGCGCACATCAGCTACGAAGCGAATTAGTCTCACAAAGCGGCAAGATACTTGCATCTTCAGAATCAATTACGGTTTATCTGTTCCGGGTCACAGCCATCAAGTAA
- the glnA gene encoding glutamate--ammonia ligase: MSAANVLNMIKENEVKFVDLRFTDTKGKEQHVSVPHHQITEDFFEDGKMFDGSSIAGWKGINESDMVLMPDASTALMDPFTEESTLIIRCDILEPATMQGYDRDPRSIAKRAEEYLKASGIADTVLFGPEPEFFIFEDVRFENTMSGSFFKIDDPEAAWNSGKEFEGGNKGHRPGVKGGYFPVAPVDSSQDLRSAMCLILEEMGQVVEAHHHEVATAGQNEIATRFNTMTKKADEVQVQKYVIHNVAHAYGKTVTFMPKPMFGDNGSGMHCHQSLGKDGVNLFSGDAYGGLSETALFYIGGIIKHAKAINAFTNPSTNSYKRLVPGYEAPVMLAYSARNRSASIRIPVVPSPKAARIEVRFPDPAANPYLAFTAQLMAGLDGIINKIHPGDAADKDLYHLPPEEAAQIPQVCGSLDEALKALDADREFLTRGGVFSDDFIDAYIELKNIDVDRLRMTPHPVEYEMYYSV; the protein is encoded by the coding sequence ATGTCCGCTGCAAATGTTCTGAATATGATCAAAGAGAACGAAGTTAAGTTCGTTGATCTGCGTTTTACTGACACTAAAGGTAAAGAACAACACGTTTCTGTACCTCATCACCAGATCACCGAAGATTTCTTCGAAGACGGTAAAATGTTCGATGGTTCTTCAATCGCTGGTTGGAAAGGTATCAACGAATCAGACATGGTTCTGATGCCAGATGCTTCTACTGCCCTGATGGATCCGTTCACCGAAGAATCAACTTTGATCATTCGTTGTGACATTCTGGAACCAGCAACCATGCAAGGCTATGATCGTGATCCACGTTCTATCGCTAAGCGTGCTGAAGAATATCTGAAGGCAAGCGGCATCGCTGATACCGTGCTGTTCGGACCAGAACCAGAATTCTTCATTTTTGAAGACGTTCGTTTCGAAAACACCATGAGTGGTTCTTTCTTCAAGATCGATGATCCTGAAGCAGCATGGAACTCAGGTAAAGAATTCGAAGGTGGTAACAAAGGTCACCGTCCAGGCGTTAAAGGTGGTTACTTCCCAGTAGCACCAGTTGACTCTTCACAAGATCTGCGTTCTGCCATGTGTTTGATCCTGGAAGAAATGGGTCAGGTTGTTGAAGCGCATCACCACGAAGTAGCTACTGCTGGTCAGAACGAAATCGCTACTCGTTTCAACACCATGACTAAGAAAGCTGACGAAGTTCAGGTGCAGAAATACGTTATCCATAACGTAGCTCACGCTTACGGCAAAACCGTAACTTTCATGCCAAAACCAATGTTTGGCGACAACGGTTCAGGTATGCACTGTCACCAGTCTCTGGGTAAAGACGGCGTGAACCTGTTCTCTGGTGACGCTTACGGCGGACTGTCTGAAACTGCTCTGTTCTACATCGGCGGTATCATCAAACACGCTAAAGCTATCAACGCGTTCACTAACCCATCAACCAACTCTTACAAGCGTTTGGTTCCAGGTTATGAAGCACCTGTAATGCTGGCTTACTCTGCACGTAACCGTTCAGCGTCAATCCGTATTCCAGTAGTACCAAGCCCGAAAGCAGCTCGTATCGAAGTTCGCTTCCCGGATCCAGCAGCTAACCCATACCTGGCGTTCACCGCTCAGTTAATGGCTGGTCTGGATGGTATCATCAACAAGATCCACCCAGGCGATGCTGCAGACAAAGATCTGTATCACCTGCCACCAGAAGAAGCGGCTCAGATCCCACAAGTTTGTGGTTCTCTGGACGAAGCACTGAAAGCACTGGATGCAGACCGTGAGTTCCTGACTCGTGGCGGCGTATTCTCTGATGATTTCATCGATGCTTACATCGAACTGAAAAATATCGACGTAGATCGCCTGCGCATGACTCCGCACCCAGTTGAATACGAAATGTATTATTCTGTATAA
- the typA gene encoding translational GTPase TypA, with translation MLENLRNIAIIAHVDHGKTTLVDKLLQQSGTLDRSSEGQERIMDSNDLEKERGITILAKNTAIRWKDYRINIVDTPGHADFGGEVERVMSMVDCVLLLVDAVDGPMPQTRFVTQKAFARGLRPIVVVNKVDRPGARPDWVIDQVFDLFDNLGATDEQLDFPIVYASALQGYATMDLNEPSDNMDPLFKAILDFVEPPKADPDGEFQMQISQLDYSSYVGVIGIGRITRGSVKPNQQVTVVGADGKTRTGKIGQVQGYLGLSRTEVAEAQAGDIIAITGLGELKISDTICSNAAVEALPPLSVDEPTVTMTFQVNTSPFAGKEGKYVTSRNILERLQNELRHNVALRVEETEDPDKFRVSGRGELHLGILIENMRREGFELAVSRPEVIMREIDGVKMEPMESLTVDIEDQHQGSIMEKLGERKADLRNMVPDGKGRVRLDYMIPARGLIGFQTEFMTLTSGTGLLYHTFEEYGEFKGGSIGQRQNGVLISNATGKALGFALFNLQERGRLFIEHATEVYEGQIIGIHSRSNDLTVNCLKGKQLTNMRASGTDEAIVLTTPIKMTLEQAMEFIDDDELVEVTPLNVRVRKKLLTEMDRKRANRGGGKED, from the coding sequence ATGTTAGAGAATCTCCGCAATATTGCCATTATTGCGCACGTTGACCATGGCAAAACAACACTGGTTGACAAACTGTTACAACAGTCTGGAACCCTGGACCGCTCTTCGGAAGGTCAGGAGCGCATTATGGACTCCAACGATCTGGAAAAAGAACGCGGGATTACTATTCTTGCCAAAAACACAGCGATTCGCTGGAAAGATTATCGTATTAACATCGTTGATACTCCCGGCCATGCTGACTTTGGCGGTGAAGTAGAACGTGTTATGTCTATGGTTGACTGCGTGCTGCTGCTGGTTGATGCGGTAGACGGCCCGATGCCACAGACCCGTTTCGTGACTCAGAAAGCGTTTGCTCGCGGTCTGCGTCCAATCGTTGTTGTCAACAAAGTTGACCGTCCTGGCGCGCGCCCGGATTGGGTTATCGATCAGGTATTCGATCTGTTCGACAACTTGGGTGCAACTGACGAACAGTTAGATTTCCCAATTGTGTACGCTTCTGCTCTGCAGGGTTACGCAACTATGGATCTGAACGAACCATCAGACAACATGGACCCGCTGTTTAAAGCGATCCTTGATTTCGTTGAACCGCCAAAAGCGGATCCGGATGGCGAATTCCAGATGCAGATCTCTCAGCTGGATTACTCTTCTTACGTTGGTGTGATCGGCATCGGTCGTATCACGCGTGGTAGCGTCAAACCAAACCAACAGGTAACTGTTGTTGGTGCTGACGGTAAAACCCGTACTGGTAAGATCGGTCAGGTTCAAGGCTATTTAGGTCTGAGCCGTACTGAAGTTGCTGAAGCGCAAGCTGGCGACATCATTGCGATCACCGGTCTGGGTGAGCTGAAAATCTCTGACACCATCTGTTCGAATGCTGCCGTAGAAGCACTGCCACCACTGTCTGTGGATGAGCCGACTGTAACTATGACCTTCCAGGTAAACACGTCTCCGTTTGCTGGTAAAGAAGGTAAGTATGTGACTTCCCGTAATATTCTGGAACGTCTGCAGAACGAACTGCGCCACAACGTAGCGCTGCGTGTTGAAGAAACAGAAGATCCGGATAAATTCCGTGTGTCTGGCCGTGGTGAATTGCACTTAGGCATTCTGATCGAAAACATGCGTCGTGAAGGTTTCGAACTGGCTGTTTCGCGTCCTGAAGTTATCATGCGTGAAATCGATGGCGTGAAAATGGAACCAATGGAATCATTGACCGTTGATATCGAAGATCAACATCAGGGTTCTATCATGGAGAAGCTGGGTGAGCGTAAGGCTGACCTGCGTAACATGGTTCCGGATGGTAAAGGTCGTGTACGTCTGGATTATATGATCCCGGCACGTGGTCTGATCGGCTTCCAAACTGAATTCATGACACTGACTTCTGGTACTGGTCTGCTGTACCATACTTTCGAAGAATACGGTGAATTCAAAGGCGGCTCTATCGGTCAACGTCAAAACGGCGTACTGATCTCTAACGCCACTGGTAAAGCACTGGGCTTCGCTCTGTTTAACCTGCAGGAACGTGGCCGTCTGTTCATTGAACATGCGACTGAAGTTTATGAAGGCCAGATCATTGGTATTCACAGCCGTTCTAACGATCTGACAGTTAACTGTCTGAAAGGTAAACAGCTGACTAACATGCGTGCTTCCGGTACTGACGAAGCGATCGTGTTGACGACACCAATCAAAATGACGCTGGAACAGGCCATGGAATTCATCGATGATGATGAACTGGTTGAAGTTACCCCGCTGAACGTCCGTGTTCGTAAGAAATTACTGACCGAAATGGATCGTAAACGTGCTAACCGTGGTGGTGGCAAAGAAGATTAA
- a CDS encoding virulence factor BrkB family protein produces the protein MTKDPTRLLALRNSRWVKSRLLSLRLRRFAAFFWRRVWHDRLPVLAGHLAYVSLLSIVPLLAVVFSVLSWLPRFSYFRRQFESFVFSNFVPATEIAFRYHFSLFVKNASRTTSIGLVMLVVLALFLIAAIDENMNHIWRCRGQRKWLKTITMYSTVLGIAPMLVGGSLLLSSYIQGWAVWNYELVSSLGGGLLDLLPYLLSLGGILLLYKVVPNVYVRWQHALIGATLSALLFEIAKEGFGYYIAHFGTYKSIYGALAGIPIMMIWLYLSWLVVLLGAELTATLGEWQLNRTLRGNKPAQVY, from the coding sequence ATGACCAAAGATCCAACCCGACTATTGGCTTTGCGTAATAGCCGTTGGGTGAAAAGTCGTTTGTTGAGTCTGCGACTACGCCGGTTTGCGGCTTTTTTCTGGCGACGGGTCTGGCATGATCGCTTGCCGGTGCTGGCGGGGCATCTTGCTTATGTTTCGTTATTATCCATTGTGCCGTTGCTGGCGGTGGTGTTTTCAGTACTGTCGTGGCTGCCGCGCTTTTCTTATTTCCGTCGTCAGTTTGAGTCATTTGTGTTCAGTAATTTCGTACCAGCAACCGAAATTGCATTTCGTTATCATTTCTCGTTATTTGTCAAAAATGCCTCCAGAACCACCTCTATCGGGTTGGTGATGCTGGTGGTATTAGCCCTGTTTTTGATCGCAGCTATTGATGAAAACATGAATCATATCTGGCGTTGTCGTGGACAACGTAAATGGCTGAAAACTATCACGATGTATAGCACGGTATTGGGTATTGCACCGATGCTGGTTGGCGGCAGCTTGTTATTGTCTTCCTACATCCAAGGATGGGCGGTATGGAATTACGAGCTAGTCTCATCGTTGGGTGGTGGCTTGCTGGATCTGTTACCGTATTTGTTATCACTGGGTGGTATTTTGTTGTTATACAAAGTGGTGCCGAATGTTTACGTGCGTTGGCAGCATGCGTTAATTGGTGCCACGCTGTCGGCTCTTTTGTTTGAAATAGCCAAAGAAGGTTTTGGTTATTACATTGCTCATTTTGGCACCTATAAATCAATTTATGGTGCTTTAGCCGGGATCCCCATCATGATGATTTGGTTGTATTTGAGCTGGCTGGTGGTGTTATTGGGGGCAGAATTAACGGCGACATTGGGCGAATGGCAGCTTAACCGCACGTTACGCGGCAATAAACCTGCGCAAGTTTATTGA
- the rstB gene encoding two-component system sensor histidine kinase RstB, with amino-acid sequence MRKLFIQFYLLLMASFLLVTLLVGGIYKLTAERSSEKSLTDLMDSVMTLLERELAEVPQENWPQQLASLDLDLSFPVHIEYTQDQPLDDESFAALNRGEIVIVEDRSLCMEQIPDTNYVLVAGPIPYLSFQHEIADFDYLLLGLLGISLGLPVFIWMRPHWRDLLLLERTARRLGRGDLSARINLPETSSLQRLGRAFDQMADNIQEVIASKKRLTDNVAHELRTPLVRLRYRLEMLDPPLADDAQQGIVRDISHLETLIDEMLTYARLDRPQVTLTYQTFSPAEWLQQRQHDWQSLLDGKQLHVETIPYEWHWQGDIKLLDRMLDNLVGNALRYSQQQIRIALSQEPGWHIIKVEDDGPGIPAEQRATIFDAFVRLDPSRDRATGGFGLGLAIVQGIMLAHKGSAVAEESTLGGACFICRWPEAVQ; translated from the coding sequence ATGCGCAAGCTGTTTATCCAGTTTTATCTGTTACTGATGGCGTCGTTCCTGCTAGTCACCTTGCTGGTTGGCGGGATCTACAAACTTACCGCTGAACGCAGCAGCGAAAAGTCATTAACGGATCTGATGGACAGCGTCATGACGTTGCTGGAGCGAGAACTGGCTGAGGTGCCACAAGAAAACTGGCCGCAACAACTAGCCAGCCTCGATCTGGATCTCTCATTTCCTGTGCACATTGAATACACGCAAGATCAGCCGTTGGATGATGAATCATTTGCCGCACTCAACCGTGGCGAGATTGTGATAGTCGAAGATCGTTCGCTGTGTATGGAACAAATCCCTGATACCAACTACGTCTTAGTCGCCGGGCCAATACCGTATCTCTCTTTCCAGCATGAAATTGCCGATTTCGATTATCTGTTACTGGGCTTATTAGGCATCTCGCTCGGTTTACCGGTTTTTATCTGGATGCGACCCCATTGGCGGGACCTGCTTTTACTGGAACGCACTGCACGCCGCTTAGGTCGCGGCGATCTAAGTGCACGGATAAATTTACCGGAAACATCCAGTTTACAGCGTCTCGGGCGCGCTTTTGATCAAATGGCGGATAACATTCAAGAAGTGATTGCCAGCAAAAAACGGCTTACCGACAACGTGGCGCACGAATTACGCACCCCTTTAGTTCGCTTACGTTACCGACTGGAAATGCTTGACCCACCACTTGCTGATGATGCACAACAAGGCATCGTGCGTGATATTTCACACCTGGAAACACTGATCGATGAAATGCTCACTTACGCCCGACTGGATAGACCGCAGGTCACGCTGACTTATCAGACTTTCTCACCGGCGGAATGGCTACAACAACGGCAACATGACTGGCAAAGTTTATTGGATGGCAAACAATTACACGTTGAAACCATCCCCTATGAATGGCATTGGCAAGGCGACATAAAACTACTTGATCGAATGCTCGATAACCTGGTGGGCAATGCACTACGTTACAGCCAGCAGCAGATCCGGATCGCGTTATCCCAAGAGCCCGGGTGGCATATCATTAAAGTGGAAGATGATGGCCCTGGCATCCCGGCAGAACAACGCGCGACAATTTTTGACGCTTTCGTTCGACTGGATCCCAGCCGGGATCGTGCCACCGGTGGTTTTGGACTGGGCTTAGCCATCGTGCAAGGGATCATGCTAGCGCACAAAGGCAGCGCAGTTGCAGAAGAGAGTACTCTCGGCGGCGCCTGTTTTATTTGCCGCTGGCCCGAAGCAGTTCAATAA
- the rstA gene encoding two-component system response regulator RstA, whose amino-acid sequence MQRIVFVEDDAELGALIKSFLGKHDLDVTLVPRGDTAMAIILQEKPDLVLLDIMLPGIDGLTLCRNLHPQYAGPIVMLTSLDSDMNHILGLELGASDYILKTTPPSVLLARLRVQLRQVQTPTQPSVVTPPSGSHPLHFGQLTVDPTSRDVILAGENIPLSTSDFELLWELASHAGHIMSRESLLKVLRGVEYDGLDRSVDVAISRLRRKLGDNAQEPTRIKTVRNKGYLLAPSAWN is encoded by the coding sequence ATGCAACGTATTGTGTTTGTTGAAGATGATGCTGAACTGGGCGCTTTGATCAAAAGCTTTCTGGGTAAACATGATCTGGATGTCACGCTGGTTCCCCGTGGTGACACCGCCATGGCGATCATTTTGCAGGAAAAACCCGACCTGGTCTTACTGGATATCATGTTGCCCGGCATTGACGGGCTCACGTTATGCCGTAATCTGCATCCACAATACGCAGGCCCTATCGTGATGCTCACTTCGCTAGATAGCGATATGAACCATATTCTGGGGCTGGAGCTGGGCGCCAGTGATTACATACTGAAAACAACTCCTCCGTCTGTGTTACTGGCTCGTTTACGGGTTCAATTACGCCAGGTTCAGACGCCAACGCAACCCTCTGTTGTGACACCACCATCAGGCTCTCACCCACTGCATTTTGGCCAACTGACCGTCGATCCAACCAGCCGTGATGTCATCTTGGCCGGTGAAAATATCCCCCTTTCCACCAGTGATTTTGAATTGTTGTGGGAACTCGCCAGTCACGCCGGCCACATCATGAGCCGGGAGTCATTGCTGAAGGTGCTGCGTGGCGTGGAGTATGACGGGCTGGATCGCAGTGTTGACGTTGCCATTTCGCGCCTGCGCCGGAAATTAGGTGACAACGCCCAAGAGCCAACCCGCATAAAAACAGTACGCAACAAAGGCTATCTACTCGCACCTTCCGCGTGGAATTAA
- a CDS encoding HI1450 family dsDNA-mimic protein, translating into MDQQQTELDVLIDQAYELFLELAADNLDAATLHRFNQEFPERGGLGDCEPEADWEEEIQAEVKPEEWLEVRVGLLNAEQEFDYLFARMLISREPDSQECHILWQPE; encoded by the coding sequence ATGGATCAACAACAAACCGAATTAGATGTATTAATCGATCAGGCTTACGAACTGTTTCTGGAACTGGCCGCCGACAATCTGGATGCAGCCACTCTGCATCGCTTTAACCAGGAATTTCCAGAACGTGGCGGCTTAGGCGACTGTGAACCTGAAGCGGACTGGGAAGAAGAGATACAGGCCGAAGTCAAACCGGAAGAGTGGCTGGAAGTCCGCGTTGGGTTACTGAATGCTGAGCAAGAATTTGACTATTTGTTCGCCCGCATGCTGATCAGTCGCGAACCGGATAGTCAGGAATGTCATATTCTGTGGCAGCCAGAATAA